The DNA region TCGGATTCATATTTAATATAGATGTAAGCTTCCAAAAAGGCATTCTCATCGGTGTCATTTCTTCCTTATTTGCATCTCTTTATGTCATGTATAACGAGAAAATGGTTCACAATTATGAACTACTAAATATCAACTGTTATCAGATGATGGGCGGTTGGGTTGGCATTTCCATACTATTGCCATTTCTATTAAAAATGGATAATATGCATTTTTATATTCCTGACGCAAAAAACTTAATGTATTTATTTCTACTTTCGTCCTTCTGTACGGTTTTATTATACCTATTAATTGCCAATGTTTTAAAAAGTCTCAATGCATTTACGATCAATTTGAGTTTCAACTTAGAACCAATTTACAGCATCATCGGTGCTATGTTTATTTATCATGAAAACAAAGAATTAACTCCAACTTTTTATGTAGGATTGGCGCTTATAATACTATCTGTTTCTTTACAAATGGTTAAATCAATGTATCAAAATCGCAAATTAAAAAAAGCGTATTAACGTCTAGAGTTACATCTTAATTCCTATTTCACGCATTAGTATAGCGGCATTCATACGCTGACAAATACCATTTTTCAATTTATAGTCAAAGTATAATTGTTGATCCTCTGCAACTTGCACATCAAAATGATAATTCTCTATTTTACCAGGATAATCATTTTGCATACTTGCCAACTCTACATCATGCGTTGCAATTACCGCAACCACTTTTTGTTCGATTAATTGAGTCATCAGTGCTTTTGAACCTGCATGTCTATCCAAAGAGTTGGTTCCACGTAAAATCTCATCTAACAATACAAATACTTTTTCCCCTCCATTCACGGCTTCAATAATTTGTTTAAGTTTCTTTAGTTCTGCATAAAATGTAGAGGTATTTTCTGCTAGATTATCTGCAATACGCATGCTACTCATCAACTTAGTCGGAGAGACTGTCATAGATTGTGCACAAACAGGCGCACCACAATTTGCCAATATTAAATTAACACCTAAGCTTCTTAGGAATGTACTTTTTCCACCCATATTACTTCCTGTAATAAGCGCAATTTTATCTTGTCCATTGATTGCAAATGAATTATTTACACGTTTGGATGCTGCAATTAACGGATGCCCTATTTCCGTTGCAGCCATATTGAAATACGTATCATTTATAGTTGGAAAAATCCAATCCGGATGATTAAATGTCAACGTACCCAGACTATTCAAGGCTTCTACTTCATATACAGTATTTAGCCACAAGGAAACTTTATCTCCAAATGCAGTTTTCCATTTATTCAAAGCAAGTGTAACCCAAACGTCCCACAGCAAGAATGCGTTCAAAAAAAAGAACAAAAATACATTCATCCGAACATCAAATTTTTCTAAAATCTTACGCAAATCTGCTATAGATTTAGAGGCTGAAATATTTTCATTGCGCAATTTATTTTGCAAAGTCACCAGCAACTCACCTTCTACTTTGAGATTTTCAAATAAGGACAATTGTTTGGATAAGGTAGCTATTTTAGGTTCCAATTTGTTGATTGCATCGTAGGATGCTGTAATTTTCTTTGTTTGAGCAAATGAAAAAATCAAAAATACCAAGACCGCTAAGGAAAACATACCGCCAGAAATAGAATCATTGAGATAAAGAAAAAGTGTAGACAAAGTAATTATTGGATAAACAATCTTCACGACATTCCAAGCTCCAGCAGCTAAAGGATTGGGTAATTTGGTCCAAGTATCAACCAATTTGGATACGTTTTCATCTATAGGATTATCCAATCCGACAGCGTCTACATCTTGACGAAAGGATAATTGTTTTGATAAATATTGTGTCGCTTTTTGCCTTTGTAAAATGATTGAGTTATCGGCTTTTTCTTTAAACCATTGAGCCAACACTTTTTTACCACCACTCGTATTTGCACGATTCACATATTGGAATATGGAAAAATTACCAAAAACATCTAGATCCGAAAGATATGCATGTGTAGGATCATTAAAGACGTCTCCACTCTCCCACGTTGAAAACTTCCCATCCAAGCCATCTAACTCTCTTCTATTAACCTTAAGCAAACTTTGCGTATATAATAAAGCAGTTTTCCACTTTACATCAATCGCCACAAAAACAAGAAATAGAATCAACAATAATACTATACCAACAATTAATATAGGCAATGAAGCTTTAAACATCTTCACCATCCAAACAATCAAAGCAACAATAGTTAAAAATCTTGCCCAACCGATTAATTTGCGTTTTTTACTTAGATTAGTTTCTTCTAATTGTAATTCCGATATATTTTTTAAATAAATTTCTCTTGCTTCATTCATGGGTTAAAGATAAGCTTAGTATTTTTTGTCAGAATAAAATATAGTAAAGATTTTATTTATAATTATTCTCATTTATATTTGCCTATCTTTTTTTAGTTTGAGGAAAATCACAGCCATATTATTCCTATTGTCCTTTTTCGCAATGAGCTTTAGTAAAAACATTGTGATGATTAATTTTTACATTAATCAGGATGCTATCGCCGCAAAATATTGTATCAATAAATATCGGCCTAGTATGCATTGTAATGGACACTGTTTTTTGATGAGGCAATTAAAAAAAGAACAGCAAAAGGAAACCAAAGATCTTGGTGATCAATTTGCCAAATACGAAATCGTAGTTAACCATAATTACACCCCGATTTTACCAGAAACTTCAAGTTTTCCTATCCAAACCAAAAACTACCAACTATATTATCCCTCAGAAAATATAGTCAAAAGACAATATAGTCTTTTCAAACCACCTTGTGCATAGTCTACATACTTATTAGCAACTATAATTACATAGTTTAATCTTCATTCATTTGAATTTACAATACACTTTTGCAAAAAAGCACATGTAAATTCCAAATTCACATGCATTCAAGTCTCTATTTTCAACATAAATAGGGAAAGGACTTCGTATGCACTAAATCTAAAGACATGCGTAAATACATTCAAAAACACTATATTCTTTTTTTCCTTAGTAGTTCTATCATTTATCTATATTCTTGTTCCAAAAGTGATAATAATATAACAACTCCCTCGGAAACGAATTCCTTAAATCTAATCAATAGTCAAACAATAAACTCGACTCCTTATAAAATAGAAACTTACATCCATACAGATTCTATAATCGTTGGTTACAATCCTATCATATTAAAAATTAAAGACACAACTACAAGTACTTATATTACTAATGCGACAATCCTTTTCGATCCATTAATGACTGCCAATGCGGGCATGCATAGACATTCTGGTCCTGTAGAACAACCAATTTACGCCTCTTCTAATGGTGGATATACTGGCGCATTTATGCCTATACATGGATCTACCATATCTTATGACAATGCTGGAAATTATACGGGCTGGACAATGAGATATGCCATCACAATTAATAATATTACATACGATACTGTTAAATATAATTTTGCGACAAAAAACATTAAGATCAATACGCAATTTTTCACTTCAGTTGCTGGCAATGATGGCTATACCTATTATATCGCATTGGTAACTCCGCAGCAGGCGAGTCAAAAAATTGGAATACAAGACTTGGAAGTTTCGATTTATAGAGGAGACAACCATGAAGCTTTATCATTTACACCCATAAACAATTTAACTATAACCAACTTCTATCCTTATATGCCGGATATGGGTCATAGTTCCGATAATAATACCATACCCACAAATACGACAAATGGACATTACAAAGGAAGCGTAAACTTCACAATGGGTGGAGCATGGACTTTAAATTTCATTAAAATAATGCAAAACGGATCTAGTCTTATCGACTCTACCGGATTAGAAATAGCATTTTAAATTAGTAAAATGAGGTCAATACTATTAATTGCCCTTTTAATAGTTTCTTATTCAAGTAGCGCACAAACACGACTAAAAGATACACTAGAAGCAGATGGAATTAAAGAAGTTACTATCCAGACAAGTGATAATAAATCTAATCATGGAAATGGACATGAAAAAGTAACTTCTTTGTTAGAAAAAATCCCTGGAATTTCATTAATTAGTCGTGGTGCATTTGCACAAGAACCAGTATTAAGAGGTCTAAATGAAAATCAACTGAGCAATACGATCAATGGAATGCGTATTTTTAGCGCTTGTACAGATCGTATGGATCCGGCTTCGTCTTATATCGAGCCCAACAATCTGAGTAAAATCGTAGTAAATACTTCCAACTATAACCAAACAATTGGCAATAGTATGGGCAATATTAATTTTCAATTAAATACAGCACAAATAGATAGTAATCGAAATTGGGATGGGAATTTTGGTACGGTTTGGAATAGTAATAATAACGAACAGCGTTATTTAGGTACTATAAATTATCATTCCAGCAAATGGGCTTTTCATATGGATGGCATCTATCGCAAAGCGCACGATTATACACCAGGAGGAAATAAAGATTCTAATATTGTAAACTACGGAACATGGTCCAACAAACAAGTATTTACAGTAAATCAACAAGGTAAAATTAATTTTTCCCAATATTCGAAATGGAATATTCATGCAAACACTAAATATGCGATCAATAATTATAGTCAACTATCTATAGATTATGTGCAAGATGAGGCGCATAATATTGGATATCCCGCATTAACGATGGATGTATCACATGCTATTGCGCATATCGCGAGCATAGAATACAATTGGAAAAAAGCTGGCAATTTCATTTCTGAAGTACACGAAAAATTTTATTTAAATAGTGTTAATCATGCAATGGATGACACC from Rhizosphaericola mali includes:
- a CDS encoding DMT family transporter, encoding MKKSFALLHAAIFLAGFTGIFGRLITLKAGLLVWYRLFFSFIILFLILLLTKKIKKYNLKDTIRQGFGGLLLGLHWVLFYSSIKYSNISVGVVCFCLTSFFTAILNPIINKVPFRWGELLLSCIALIGVGFIFNIDVSFQKGILIGVISSLFASLYVMYNEKMVHNYELLNINCYQMMGGWVGISILLPFLLKMDNMHFYIPDAKNLMYLFLLSSFCTVLLYLLIANVLKSLNAFTINLSFNLEPIYSIIGAMFIYHENKELTPTFYVGLALIILSVSLQMVKSMYQNRKLKKAY
- a CDS encoding MutS-related protein, encoding MNEAREIYLKNISELQLEETNLSKKRKLIGWARFLTIVALIVWMVKMFKASLPILIVGIVLLLILFLVFVAIDVKWKTALLYTQSLLKVNRRELDGLDGKFSTWESGDVFNDPTHAYLSDLDVFGNFSIFQYVNRANTSGGKKVLAQWFKEKADNSIILQRQKATQYLSKQLSFRQDVDAVGLDNPIDENVSKLVDTWTKLPNPLAAGAWNVVKIVYPIITLSTLFLYLNDSISGGMFSLAVLVFLIFSFAQTKKITASYDAINKLEPKIATLSKQLSLFENLKVEGELLVTLQNKLRNENISASKSIADLRKILEKFDVRMNVFLFFFLNAFLLWDVWVTLALNKWKTAFGDKVSLWLNTVYEVEALNSLGTLTFNHPDWIFPTINDTYFNMAATEIGHPLIAASKRVNNSFAINGQDKIALITGSNMGGKSTFLRSLGVNLILANCGAPVCAQSMTVSPTKLMSSMRIADNLAENTSTFYAELKKLKQIIEAVNGGEKVFVLLDEILRGTNSLDRHAGSKALMTQLIEQKVVAVIATHDVELASMQNDYPGKIENYHFDVQVAEDQQLYFDYKLKNGICQRMNAAILMREIGIKM
- a CDS encoding FixH family protein, with amino-acid sequence MRKYIQKHYILFFLSSSIIYLYSCSKSDNNITTPSETNSLNLINSQTINSTPYKIETYIHTDSIIVGYNPIILKIKDTTTSTYITNATILFDPLMTANAGMHRHSGPVEQPIYASSNGGYTGAFMPIHGSTISYDNAGNYTGWTMRYAITINNITYDTVKYNFATKNIKINTQFFTSVAGNDGYTYYIALVTPQQASQKIGIQDLEVSIYRGDNHEALSFTPINNLTITNFYPYMPDMGHSSDNNTIPTNTTNGHYKGSVNFTMGGAWTLNFIKIMQNGSSLIDSTGLEIAF